One window of Cohnella hashimotonis genomic DNA carries:
- a CDS encoding DUF4917 family protein, with the protein MSFRYEMYAYRDIQEAHTDALLAGNGLSISYSPRFSYGSLYQAAAPFMEETVSAIFRALGTTNFELALREINQAIALNGLVGNASGRLPDLYADIRHALVRVVQQVHPEKTDVDTLPGAPAAEGRRHGRLAVLGVQLARFKAIFTTSYDLIPYWAIMTSPSSFKDYFFDCVFSSEVPEKYLERIPLHFLHGALHLYTEDKLTRKIVAESRHLTLPRTLDQLYRSGNAVPLFVSEGLSRHKMSRILENEYLSFCYDSLERQSGGLTVFGLSFDGDEHIVQAVRESALTRIAIGIYTPGMSPEAIMLEQARYASKFGSDRELVFFDSASFGETDAR; encoded by the coding sequence ATGTCTTTTCGCTACGAGATGTATGCTTATCGGGACATCCAGGAAGCGCATACAGATGCGCTGCTGGCGGGCAACGGGCTGTCGATCTCTTATTCGCCGAGGTTCAGCTATGGCTCGCTCTATCAAGCTGCAGCGCCTTTTATGGAAGAGACGGTGTCCGCGATCTTCCGGGCGCTCGGCACGACCAACTTCGAGCTGGCGCTGCGCGAGATCAACCAGGCGATCGCCTTGAACGGGCTCGTCGGCAACGCCAGCGGCAGACTGCCGGACCTCTACGCGGATATCCGGCACGCGCTCGTCCGGGTCGTGCAGCAGGTGCATCCGGAGAAGACCGATGTCGACACGCTTCCCGGTGCGCCGGCCGCAGAGGGCCGCAGACACGGCAGGCTCGCCGTGCTGGGCGTGCAGCTTGCCCGGTTCAAGGCGATTTTCACCACCTCGTACGACCTGATTCCCTATTGGGCCATCATGACCTCGCCGTCATCCTTCAAGGATTACTTCTTCGACTGCGTCTTCTCGTCCGAGGTGCCGGAGAAGTACCTGGAGCGCATTCCGCTTCATTTCCTGCACGGCGCTCTGCATCTGTATACGGAGGACAAGCTCACGCGCAAGATCGTCGCAGAAAGCCGCCACCTCACGCTGCCGCGCACGCTGGACCAGTTGTATAGGAGCGGGAACGCCGTGCCGCTTTTCGTATCCGAAGGGCTGAGCCGCCACAAAATGTCGCGCATTTTGGAAAACGAGTACCTCTCGTTCTGTTACGACAGCCTGGAGCGCCAGTCCGGCGGGCTTACGGTATTCGGCCTGTCGTTCGACGGGGACGAGCATATCGTCCAGGCCGTCCGGGAGTCGGCGCTAACACGCATTGCAATAGGCATTTATACGCCGGGAATGAGCCCCGAAGCGATCATGCTCGAGCAAGCGAGGTACGCAAGCAAGTTCGGAAGCGACCGCGAGCTGGTGTTTTTCGACTCGGCTTCGTTCGGGGAGACGGACGCAAGGTGA
- a CDS encoding flavin reductase family protein, with protein sequence MIAIDPADQTERDNYKLMIGSIVPRPIALMTTLSTDGVVNAAPFSYFNIVTANPPMVSISVQRKSGRQKDSARNALATGSFVVHVTDESNVNAANLAAANLPPEESEIDFAGFTAVQSSAVPVPGLAEAKIRMECVLEHAYPLGGTADAPACDLLIGRVVRFHVADELLSGGRIDAQLLQPVSRLAGNAYAKLGEAFSLERPE encoded by the coding sequence ATGATCGCGATTGATCCGGCTGACCAGACCGAACGGGACAACTATAAGCTCATGATCGGCAGCATCGTGCCGCGTCCGATCGCGCTGATGACGACGCTGTCGACGGACGGGGTCGTGAACGCGGCACCGTTCAGCTATTTTAATATCGTGACCGCGAATCCGCCGATGGTGTCGATATCGGTCCAACGCAAGAGCGGGCGGCAAAAAGACAGCGCGCGCAATGCGTTGGCGACCGGCAGCTTCGTCGTTCATGTCACCGATGAGTCGAACGTGAACGCTGCGAACCTCGCTGCGGCGAACCTCCCGCCGGAGGAGAGCGAGATCGACTTCGCGGGCTTTACGGCCGTGCAGAGCAGCGCCGTGCCCGTACCCGGCCTCGCGGAGGCGAAGATCCGCATGGAATGCGTGCTCGAGCATGCCTATCCGCTTGGCGGAACGGCCGACGCGCCGGCCTGCGACCTGCTGATCGGCCGCGTCGTACGCTTCCATGTCGCCGACGAACTGCTCAGCGGCGGCAGAATAGACGCGCAGCTGCTTCAGCCGGTGAGCCGGCTGGCGGGCAATGCGTACGCGAAGCTGGGCGAAGCATTTTCGCTGGAGCGGCCGGAGTGA
- a CDS encoding ring-cleaving dioxygenase: MTQKTAGIHHITAFVRNAQDNVDFYAGVLGLRLVKKTVNFDGPEVYHLYFGNEGGSPGTAITFFPFEHGRKGMIGGGQVGWSTFAVPVGALSFWEGRLAKLGIAYERTTRFGETFLRFRDRDELQLELVERVQGEPSKWSFGGVPADKAIKGLGGAVLFSLAPDKTMETLQGLLGLEKVGSEGGLVRFRAYGELGNIVEVREDAVPGGHGGSGTVHHIAWRAKNDEDHRVWRERTLVHGFQPTPFTDRQYFNAIYFRETGGILFEIATDPPGFARDEPAEALGELLMLPEWFEPRRAELEKALPPIEVRVLDADRAQ; the protein is encoded by the coding sequence ATGACACAAAAGACCGCCGGCATCCACCATATTACGGCATTCGTTCGCAACGCGCAGGACAACGTGGATTTTTATGCAGGTGTACTTGGGCTGCGGCTCGTGAAAAAGACGGTAAACTTCGACGGTCCCGAGGTTTATCACCTCTACTTCGGCAACGAAGGCGGGAGCCCCGGAACGGCGATTACGTTTTTTCCGTTCGAGCACGGTCGCAAAGGAATGATCGGGGGCGGTCAGGTGGGCTGGTCGACGTTTGCCGTGCCGGTCGGCGCGCTTTCTTTCTGGGAAGGACGCCTCGCGAAGCTGGGGATCGCTTACGAGCGGACGACGCGGTTCGGAGAGACCTTCCTGCGGTTCCGCGACCGCGACGAGCTGCAGCTCGAACTGGTCGAGCGCGTGCAGGGCGAGCCGAGCAAGTGGTCGTTCGGCGGCGTGCCGGCCGACAAGGCGATCAAGGGACTTGGCGGCGCCGTTCTTTTCAGCCTCGCGCCTGACAAGACGATGGAGACGCTGCAGGGACTGCTGGGGCTCGAAAAGGTCGGCTCGGAAGGCGGCCTTGTCCGGTTCCGCGCTTACGGAGAGCTGGGCAATATCGTCGAGGTCCGCGAGGATGCGGTCCCGGGCGGTCACGGCGGCTCCGGCACGGTGCACCATATCGCCTGGCGCGCGAAGAACGACGAAGATCACCGCGTATGGCGCGAGCGGACGCTCGTGCACGGCTTCCAGCCGACGCCGTTTACCGACCGGCAGTACTTTAATGCCATCTATTTCCGCGAGACCGGGGGCATTCTATTCGAGATCGCGACGGATCCGCCCGGCTTCGCTCGCGACGAGCCGGCCGAGGCGCTCGGCGAGCTGCTGATGCTGCCCGAATGGTTCGAGCCAAGACGCGCCGAGCTTGAGAAGGCGCTGCCTCCGATCGAGGTCCGCGTGCTGGACGCCGACCGTGCACAATGA
- a CDS encoding response regulator gives MIEVLTVDDHPSVMEGTKLLLEQEGDIRVRFASTAAMAIELTERLRFDVILVDLQMPDMNGLELSKRMLGIRPDATILIYTGIDFKNHFNLMVESGLSGFLPKTVNREQLVTAVRCASRGEAVVPLELLKQLRRPSEPRPEPRADPTIAAVSDRDRQILTEIARGKSNKEIAQALLISQRSLEYALTDLFHMLKVKSRVEAVIKAGQLGIVDEPEHGAGQRSDLSFIGYPGLDAI, from the coding sequence ATGATAGAAGTATTGACGGTAGACGACCATCCCTCGGTGATGGAAGGCACGAAGCTGCTGCTCGAGCAGGAAGGAGACATCCGGGTGCGCTTCGCGAGCACGGCGGCGATGGCGATCGAGCTGACGGAGCGGCTGCGGTTCGACGTGATCCTCGTCGATCTCCAGATGCCCGACATGAACGGGCTCGAGCTGTCGAAGCGCATGCTCGGCATCCGGCCGGACGCGACGATTCTAATCTATACGGGCATCGATTTTAAAAACCATTTTAACCTGATGGTAGAGTCCGGGCTCTCCGGTTTTCTGCCCAAGACGGTGAACCGGGAGCAGCTCGTCACAGCGGTGCGGTGCGCGTCGCGCGGCGAGGCCGTGGTGCCCCTGGAGCTGCTCAAGCAGCTCAGGCGCCCGAGCGAGCCTCGCCCCGAGCCGCGCGCCGATCCGACGATCGCGGCCGTGTCCGATAGGGACCGGCAGATTCTGACGGAGATTGCCCGCGGCAAGAGCAACAAGGAAATTGCGCAAGCGCTGCTGATCAGCCAACGGTCGCTCGAGTACGCGCTGACGGACCTTTTTCACATGCTCAAGGTCAAATCGAGGGTCGAAGCCGTCATCAAAGCCGGCCAGCTCGGCATCGTAGACGAGCCGGAACACGGCGCGGGGCAACGGTCCGACCTCTCGTTCATCGGATATCCCGGACTGGATGCGATTTAA
- a CDS encoding PAS domain-containing sensor histidine kinase: MKKSPIVSQRALTANRHQSFKKSSTASHELEQIKMRRIMESVGVAMCSYEAETGRCDYLSESVLSITGYGRDQLQDMRAWSRIVHPDDFDVFLALDITAPDGSGDDLECRIYRADGELRWLSVCTAFPTDVSGRRFINAIFRDITEAKLAACGSFTDAPQVAVKMSASFGGEGIDFQLAEQSPDGIIFHQDYRILYANPATKALFGAQELTEARIFGMIHPDGLDDALSRLSKVYREGRTSAPAEQRIVRMDGSFVDVEVISGPVPYKGGVAAISIVRDITERKQAESQRLETERLVRENGELYVRLQNSLDCFSSALFGMVKVSEMEERLVRVVREVLMTEEVCLLEVRSGRRSVLRGGERIPGWLGELPKAWCAELPLCRVVDKPAGYLIRIGDIRRSAYVLCVGKRPAALQLGQVRIWLETICRYVSVLYDNFLVIEDLTREVESAASQKAVPSKLLRLLFQLNEHERKRLAQELHDSALQEQIVWYRKAEQMLADPTLDPEFRGKLQAIAEGLLDVMYQIRMMCIDLRPPMLKEAGLASSLASLFELTQLRADYAIDYQLGDIGEALCEDQMLGIYRVVQELLANASKHSQATRVKIALAASSGLIHLHYEDNGVGMDIEKAGSAFASMGVYGMKERVHSMSGQIVFCSAPNDGLSISIRIPAVG; encoded by the coding sequence GTGAAAAAATCGCCTATTGTCTCTCAGCGAGCGTTGACTGCCAACCGTCATCAGTCTTTCAAGAAATCGTCTACGGCTTCGCATGAGCTGGAACAAATCAAAATGCGCCGCATTATGGAATCGGTGGGCGTGGCGATGTGTTCGTACGAGGCGGAGACGGGGCGCTGCGATTATTTATCCGAGTCCGTGCTGTCGATTACGGGATACGGCAGGGATCAACTGCAAGATATGCGCGCATGGAGCCGGATCGTGCATCCGGACGATTTCGACGTATTTCTGGCATTGGACATCACGGCGCCGGACGGCAGCGGGGACGATCTGGAATGCCGCATCTATCGCGCGGACGGAGAGCTGCGCTGGCTGAGCGTCTGCACTGCCTTTCCGACCGACGTATCCGGGCGCCGATTTATCAACGCGATTTTTCGCGACATTACCGAGGCCAAGTTGGCCGCCTGCGGCTCTTTTACGGACGCGCCGCAAGTCGCAGTTAAAATGTCGGCATCGTTCGGGGGCGAGGGAATCGATTTTCAGTTGGCCGAGCAGAGCCCCGATGGGATCATTTTTCACCAGGATTACCGGATCCTATACGCCAACCCGGCGACGAAGGCGCTGTTCGGCGCGCAGGAACTGACGGAGGCGCGGATTTTCGGAATGATTCATCCGGACGGCCTGGACGATGCGCTGTCTCGCCTGTCCAAGGTGTACCGCGAAGGCCGCACGAGCGCGCCGGCCGAGCAGCGGATCGTGCGGATGGACGGCTCGTTCGTCGACGTCGAGGTCATCTCGGGTCCCGTGCCTTATAAGGGAGGCGTCGCCGCAATCTCGATCGTACGGGATATCACCGAACGCAAGCAGGCGGAGAGCCAACGGCTGGAGACGGAGAGGCTGGTGCGGGAAAACGGCGAACTGTACGTCCGTCTGCAGAATAGTCTGGACTGCTTTTCGAGCGCACTGTTCGGCATGGTCAAAGTGTCCGAGATGGAGGAGCGTCTCGTTCGAGTCGTAAGGGAGGTGCTCATGACCGAGGAAGTCTGCCTGCTCGAGGTTCGGTCCGGCCGCCGCAGCGTCCTCCGCGGGGGCGAGCGGATCCCGGGATGGCTGGGGGAACTCCCCAAGGCGTGGTGCGCCGAGCTGCCGCTATGCCGCGTTGTAGACAAGCCGGCAGGCTATCTTATCCGGATCGGGGATATCCGCAGATCGGCTTACGTGCTGTGCGTAGGAAAGCGTCCTGCAGCCCTTCAGCTAGGGCAGGTTCGGATATGGCTCGAGACAATCTGCCGGTACGTCAGCGTGCTGTACGACAATTTTCTGGTTATCGAGGACTTGACCAGAGAGGTAGAATCCGCTGCGTCGCAGAAGGCCGTCCCGTCCAAGCTGCTCCGGCTGCTGTTCCAGTTGAACGAGCACGAGCGCAAGCGGCTTGCCCAGGAGCTGCACGACTCGGCGCTGCAGGAGCAGATCGTCTGGTACCGCAAGGCGGAGCAGATGCTCGCCGATCCGACGCTGGACCCGGAATTCCGGGGCAAGCTCCAGGCGATTGCGGAGGGGTTGCTGGACGTCATGTACCAAATCCGGATGATGTGCATTGATCTTCGCCCGCCTATGCTCAAGGAAGCTGGACTGGCGTCCTCGCTTGCTTCGCTGTTCGAGCTGACGCAGCTTCGCGCGGACTATGCGATCGATTACCAGCTGGGCGATATCGGGGAAGCTTTGTGCGAGGATCAGATGCTGGGCATTTACCGCGTCGTTCAAGAGCTGCTCGCGAACGCGTCCAAGCATTCGCAGGCGACACGGGTGAAAATCGCGCTCGCCGCGTCGTCAGGCTTGATTCACTTGCATTACGAAGACAATGGCGTTGGGATGGACATCGAGAAAGCGGGGAGCGCATTCGCGAGCATGGGCGTATACGGCATGAAGGAGCGCGTGCACAGCATGAGCGGCCAGATCGTATTCTGCTCGGCCCCGAACGACGGGCTCTCCATCAGCATCCGCATACCGGCTGTCGGCTAG
- a CDS encoding protein-glutamate methylesterase/protein-glutamine glutaminase: MAAIRVLVVDDSIFMRKLIKRLLEEDPAIEVPGVATNGAEAVSMAQELQPDVITMDVEMPGMNGLDAVSAIMRSRPVPIVMLSSQTQEGAAATIDALRRGAVDFVGKPSGSTSFDLYKVRTELVAKVKAASKTQKAALKPSAEARPAAALRAAAGSRREDSPGFRTFGQVVAVGTSTGGPRALDAVLSALPAGFLYPVLVVQHMPPRFTKSLAERLNTICEVRVSEAEDGEALRGGRVYVAPGDRHLTVVEKNGEYLVKLTEDPLRSGHRPSVDVLFESVARLSRLKRHYVIMTGMGQDGAKGMLLAKELGAASTIAESQETCVVYGMPRSAIELGCVEHVVPLGRIAEKIVQVTGRS, translated from the coding sequence GCCGGGAGTGGCGACGAACGGAGCCGAAGCGGTAAGCATGGCCCAGGAGCTCCAGCCGGACGTCATTACGATGGACGTCGAGATGCCCGGCATGAACGGGCTGGACGCGGTATCCGCCATCATGAGGTCGCGTCCGGTGCCGATCGTCATGCTGAGCTCGCAGACGCAAGAAGGGGCCGCTGCGACCATAGACGCACTGCGGCGGGGCGCCGTGGACTTCGTCGGCAAGCCTTCCGGCTCGACATCTTTTGATCTATACAAGGTGAGGACGGAGCTGGTTGCGAAGGTCAAAGCGGCGTCCAAAACGCAGAAAGCCGCGTTGAAGCCGTCGGCCGAGGCGAGGCCTGCCGCTGCCCTTCGCGCTGCGGCGGGAAGCAGGCGCGAGGACTCGCCGGGCTTCAGGACGTTCGGCCAGGTAGTGGCGGTCGGCACTTCGACCGGCGGACCGCGTGCGCTGGACGCCGTCCTGTCGGCGCTGCCGGCGGGGTTTCTCTACCCGGTACTGGTGGTGCAGCACATGCCTCCGCGATTCACGAAGTCGCTTGCCGAGCGGTTGAACACGATTTGCGAGGTGCGCGTCTCGGAAGCCGAGGACGGAGAGGCATTGCGGGGGGGGCGCGTCTACGTCGCGCCCGGCGACCGGCATCTGACCGTCGTGGAAAAAAACGGCGAATACCTCGTCAAGTTAACGGAGGATCCGCTGCGGAGCGGTCACCGTCCGTCCGTAGACGTCTTGTTCGAATCGGTGGCCCGCCTGTCGAGGCTGAAGCGCCATTACGTCATCATGACGGGCATGGGACAGGACGGGGCGAAGGGCATGCTGCTGGCCAAGGAGCTCGGCGCCGCCTCGACGATCGCGGAGTCCCAGGAGACTTGTGTCGTCTACGGCATGCCGAGGTCCGCGATTGAGCTCGGCTGTGTCGAACACGTCGTACCGCTAGGGAGGATTGCCGAGAAGATCGTTCAAGTAACGGGAAGAAGCTGA